The segment ATCCGCGCCACCATCGCCGAACTGGAACCCTTCATGCCCGCCGGCATGAAAGTGGTCTTCCCCTATGACACCACCCCGGTGGTTTCCGCCTCCATCGAAGGCGTGATCCACACCCTGGGCGAGGCCATCGTCCTGGTGTTCCTGGTGATGTACCTGTTCCTGCAGAACTTCCGCGCCACCATCATCCCGACCCTCGCCGTACCCGTGGTACTGCTGGGCACCTTCGGCGTGCTGGCGATGTTCGGCTTCACCATCAACACCCTGACCATGTTCGCCATGGTGCTGGCCATCGGCCTGTTGGTGGACGACGCCATCGTGGTCGTGGAAAACGTCGAGCGGGTAATGGCCGAGGAAGGTCTGTCGCCGCTGGAAGCCACGCGCAAGTCCATGGGCCAGATCCAGGGGGCGCTGGTGGGCATCGCCCTGGTGCTCTCGGCGGTGTTCCTGCCGATGGCCTTCTTCGGCGGTTCCACGGGCGTGATCTACAAGCAGTTCTCCATCACCATCGTCTCGGCCATGGCCCTGTCGGTGCTGGTGGCGCTGATCTTCACCCCGGCCCTGTGCGCCACCCTGCTCAAGCCCATTGCCAAGGAGCACCACGAGAAGCGCGGCTTCTTCGGCTGGTTCAACCGCACCTTCGACCGCAGCGTGCAGAGCTACGAGCGAGGCGTGCGCGGCGTGCTCAAGCGCAAGGTGCCCTACCTCGCCCTGTACCTGCTGATCATCGTCGCCATGGGCTGGCTGTTCACCCGCATCCCCACCGCCTTTCTCCCCGAGGAAGACCAGGGCGTGCTCTTCGCCCAGGTGCAGACCCCGTCCGGCGCCAGCGCCGAGCGTACCCAGGTGGTGGTGGACCAGATGCGCGAGTACCTGCTGGACCAGGAAAAGGACACCGTTAAATCCGTGTTCACCGTGACCGGATTCAACTTCGCCGGCCGCGGCCAGAGCTCGGGCATGGCCTTCATCATGCTCAAGCCGTGGGAAGAGCGTACCGGCGCCGGCCAGAGCGTGTTCGACCTGGCCCAGCGTGCGCAGCAGCACTTCTTCAGCTTCCGCGATGCAATGGTCTTCGCCTTCGCCCCGCCAGCGGTAATGGAACTGGGGAACGCCACCGGCTTCAACCTGTTCCTGCAGGACCGCGCCGGCGTCGGCCACGAAGCGCTGAACGCCGCCCGCGACCAGTTCCTCGAACTGGCGGCGAAGAACCCGGTGCTCAACCGCGTGCGTGCCAACGGCCTGCGCGACGAGCCCCAGTACCAGTTGCTGATCGACGACGAGAAGGCGCGCGCCCACGGCATCTCCCTCGCCGACATCAACAACACCGTCTCCATCGCCTGGGGCGCCAGCTACGTCAACGACTTCATCGACCGTGGCCGGGTGAAGAAGGTGTATCTGCAAGGTGAGCCCGAAGCGCGGATGAACCCGGACGACCTCAGCAAGTGGTACGTGCGCAACGACCAGGGCCAGATGGTGCCGTTCAGCGCCTTCGCCAGTGGCGAATGGACCTACGGCGCGCCCAAGCTGGCCCGCTACAACGGCGTGCCGGCGGTGGAAATCCTCGGCGAGGCGGCTCCGGGCCACAGCTCGGGTGAAGCCATGGCCGCGGTGGAAGAAATCGCCAAGCAGCTGCCGGCAGGCGTCGGCTACTCCTGGACCGGCCTCTCCTACGAGGAACGCCTGTCCGGCTCCCAGGCGCCGGCCCTCTACGCGCTGTCGCTGCTGGTGGTGTTCCTCTGCCTGGCGGCACTGTACGAGAGCTGGTCGATTCCGTTCTCGGTGATGCTCGTCGTGCCACTGGGAGTGATCGGCGCGCTGATGTTCACCAGCCTGCGCGGCCTGTCCAACGACGTGTTCTTCCAGGTCGGCCTGCTCACCACCATCGGCCTCTCGGCGAAGAACGCGATCCTCATCGTCGAGTTCGCCAAGGAACTGCACGAACAGGGCAAGAGCCTGTTCGACGCCGCCGTGGAAGCCTGCCGCATGCGCCTGCGCCCGATCGTCATGACCTCGCTGGCGTTCATCCTCGGCGTGGTGCCCCTGGCTATCTCCAACGGTGCCGGCTCCGGTAGCCAGCACGCCATCGGTACCGGCGTGATCGGCGGCATGCTCACCGCCACCGTCCTGGCCATCTTCTGGGTGCCGCTGTTCTACGTGCTGGTCTGCTCGCTGTTCAAGGACAAGGCGAGCAAGGCCGCGATCAAGAAGGAGGCCTTGCAGTGAGGCGATCCCTGATTTCCCTGGCCATCGCCGCGACCCTGCTCGGTGGCTGCTCCATGATCCCCGACTACCAGCGCCCGGAAGCGCCGGTGGAAAACGCCTGGCCCGAGGGCGAGGCGTACAGCCAGGGCGCGGCCCAGGTGAACACCGCCGCGGCCGACCTCGACTGGCAGGGATTCTTCCAGGACCCGGCGCTGCGCCAACTGGTGCAGCTCGCCCTGGACAACAACCGTGACCTGCGCACCGCCGCGCTGAACGTCGAGGCCTACCGCGCGCTCTACCGCATCCAGCGCTCCGAGCTGTTCCCCAGCATCTCGGCCGACGGCGGCGCCACCCGCCAGCGCACGCCGGGCATCATGAGCCAGAGCGGCCAGGCCGACACCAGCAGCAGCTACAGCGCCACCCTCGGCACCAATGCCTGGGAGCTGGACTTCTTCGGCCGCCTGCGCAGCCTCAACGAACAGGCCCTGGAACAGTACTTCGCCACCGAACAGGCACGGCGCAGCACCCAGATCAGCCTGGTGGCCTCGGTGGCCACCGCGTACCTGGACTGGCAGGCCGACCAGGCCCTGCTGCAACTCACCCAGGACACCCTGAAGACCTACCAGGAAAGCTACGCCCTCACCAAGCGCAGCTTTGACGTGGGCGTAGCCGATGCCCTGGCCCTGAGCCAGGCGCGCACCGCCGTGGAGAGCGCCCAGGTCAGCCTGGCGCAGTACACCCGCCTGGTGGCCCAGGACCGCAACGCCCTGACCCAGCTGGTGGGCACCGGCATTCCGGCCGACCTGCCCAGGGGGCTCGCGCTGGACGCCGACCTGCTGGCCGAAGTGCCGCCGGGCCTGCCGTCCGACCTGCTGCAACGCCGCCCCGACGTGGTCCAGGCCGAGCACCTGCTCAAATCGGCCAATGCCAATATCGGCGCAGCACGCGCGGCCTTTTTCCCCAGCGTCAGCCTGACCGCCAACGCGGGCAGCATGAGCAACGAGCTTTCCGGGCTGTTCGACGCAGGCTCCGGCAGCTGGCTGTTCCAGCCGAGCATCAGCCTGCCGATCTTCACCGCCGGCCGTCTGAAGGCGAACCTCGATTACACCGAGCTGCAAAAGGACATCCAGGTGGCGCAGTACGAGAAAGCCATCCAGGTGGCCTTCCAGGAAGTCGCCGACGGTCTCGCCGCACGTACCACCTACCACCAGCAACTGGACTCCCAGCGCTCCCTGGTGAAAACCACCGAGGAGTACTACCGCCTCGCCGAGCGTCGCTACCGCACCGGCGTCGACAGCTACCTGACCCTGCTGGACGCGCAGCGCCAGCTGTTCAGCGCCCGTCAGCAACTGATCAGTGACCGCCTCAACCAGTTGGCCAGCGAAGTGAACCTGTACAAGGCCCTCGGTGGCGGCTGGAAGGAACAGGGGGAAACCTCCCCGAACGCTTGATCCGCGACTCCCCAATCCTCATGGACGAGGAATCCACGCGGCGCCCCGCCCTTCTTGGCGGGGCGTATTTTTTGTCCCGCCGACGGGCGTGGCAGGCATCCTCATCTCGCCGCTTCTCCGGGTCCACGCCCTGCAACGACGCGTCAAATTCGGGCAGAAACGGCGGAAATATCCATGCCAGTCAATGCCTTGCAAGAGTCCGCCGGTCCATTTTCCTGCCATCCGTCAGTCCCTCACCGCTGCCTGTAACAATGACCGATCCTGTTGATCCACTCGTTGGGGAACGAGAGTGGGAAACAAGAGGTACGGATCATGAAATCGACATTCAGCACGACGGCCCTCGGCGGCCTGCTTCTGGCCCTCGCAGCGACAGCGGGATCAGGACCGGTCTTCGCAGAGAATGGAAGCGATCGCCTGAACGACTATCGGATACGCAACCAGCAAATCATTCAGATGAAGGAGGATTCCAGCGAGAGCTTTACCCGCATGGTCGAGCAACAGCCGACCGCTGCCGGGCAACAAACCCAGGATGACGACATGCGGTCCAGTGGGCGGCAAATCCCGCAGTACCAGTCGCCGATCCACAAGCAAAGGGTCGAATTCGGAAAATGACCCGAAGTGACCGCCCGTCGGATGCGCACCCATTACTGCGCACCCGGCGGGCAGCATCCTGACGACTTTCCGACAACCGGCCAGCCCTGCCGGAGCCCATCCCAGAGCCGTTCCCCAGTTCCTGCCCCGCCCGCAGCCGTGCCGCGCGTCTCCTGCCCCTTGCAGCGCTGGGCGCACCGATCCTAGTGTTTGCGCATCCTCGAACCGGCGGAGGGATACCTCTATGCCGGTGATTCGCTCAACGGATTGATCCACCGCAGAACCCGGCGCCGGCCGTATTCCCTGGAGAGTCAACCCGTTGCAGAAGCCTGTCTCCCGCCGCTTCGGCCTATCCCTGTCCTGGCATTTCCTCGCCCTCCTGCTTTTTGGTGGCAGCCTGCTGTTCGGTGCCGGCAGCGCCAAGGCCGCCTGGAGTGTCGATCCGGTGCTGCGCAAGGCGGAAAAGCGCTACGGCCGCAGCGGGCCCGCCAAGGAGCGCCTGCACGCCTGGCATGAATTGCTGGAGAGCGGCCGCCAACTGGGCGAGCGGCAGCAGCTGCAGGCGGTCAACCAGTTGATCAATCGCCAGGTGCGCTTCAGCGACGACAGCGAGCTCTGGCAGCGCCGCGACTACTGGGCCACGCCCGTGGAAACCCTGGCCAAGGGTGCCGGGGACTGTGAGGACTTCGCCCTGGCCAAGTACTTCACCCTGCTGCAACTGGGCGTTGCCCCGGACAAGCTGCGCATCACCTATGCCCGCGCCCTGGAGCTGAACCAGGCGCACATGGTGGTGACCTATCACGAAACCCCGGATGCCGAGCCCCTGGTCCTCGACAACCTGGTGGACGACATCCTCCCCACCTACCGCCGCCAGGACCTCGCCCTGCGCTACGCCTTCGACGCCCAGGGGCTCTATGCGATGAAAGGCAGCGCGTTCAAACGCGTCGGCAGCACAGCCGAACTGCCGTTCTGGCAGGGCCTGCTGGCACGCATGGCGCGGGAAGGCTTCGTGTTGTAACTACGGAGCCTCCTCTCAGGGTGCGCCTTGCGCACCGGTGCTTGAACATCGCGCCAGGCCGAAACCCACGATTGGTGCGCGCAACGCACCCTACCTACTGGTAGCTGCCCAGAAACGTATCGGCGAATTCCTGCAACGCCCCGGCCGGCAAGTGGTTGATGCCAGCCGCGCGCTTGCGCCCACCCCCGGTCGCGAAGCCCCGGCAGAAGGCGTCCGCTTCCAGGCTGGCGTCCGCCGCTACCCGCAGGCTGAAGGTCCAATCCCCATCGGCCCGCGCGCTCAGCAGGCCCAGTGCCCGCCGCGGGTCCCGCGCTGCCAGCTGGTTGGCCAGCACCCCGCTGACCCGCCGCGCCCAGGGCTCCGCCGGCAAGCGATAGAGCGTGGCGCCCTCCCCCACCAGCCAGGGCTCGAGTCGGGCCGCAGCCGCCATGTCGGCGCCGTATCCCTCACGCAAGCGGGCGAAGCTGGGGCTCTGCCCGATGAAGTCCAGCGGATCGTCGTAGGGCGCCAGCTCCGCCGCCAGCGCCAGCGGATCGAAATGCAGGTCGTCCAGGCTGTCGCCATAGGCGTTGTAGTTCAGCAGCTCGCCCAGCTCTGCCAGCGCGTCGATATCCGCCGCGTCCAGGCCATGACGCTCGGCCAACGCCCGGGCCGGCCCGGCCATGCCATCCCCGAAGGCCGCCACCACCGCCCATCGATGGAATCGTCCCGTGAGGTAGCGATCCACCAGCAGGCTGGTGCAGACGTCCGCTGCCGGGTCGATGAAGGACTCGAACGCCGGATGCCCAGGCAATTCACCGGCGAAGTGGTGGTCGAAGTAGCGGACTCGGGCACCGGAATCGAGCAGGCGCGCGACGTCCGTCCGATTCTGTTCATGGGAAATATCCAGCACCGTGACCCGCTCGCCCGGGTCGGCCTGCACCCGGTCGAGCAGGCCGATGTCGCGCTTCACGCCGCTGACCAGGCGCACGCCTGCGGCGAGTTCACCAGCCAGGCGCAATTGCTGCAGGGCGCAGAGTCCGTCCGCGTCGCCGTTGAAGGCGCAATGATCGAGCATCTTCATCCTCCGCGCTCAGCGCATCAGCTCGCCGCCGTTGGCGTCCAGCTGCGCACCGTTGATGGCACTGGCGTAGTCGGAGACCAGGAACAACGCCGCGCGGGCGCATTCCTCGTCGCCCGGCATACGTCCGCCGGGAATTCCCTGGCTGAATTCGGCACGCACCTGTTCTTCGCTGACACCGCGCGCAGCGGCGGCCTCACGCACATGGGCCTGCACCGGTTCGCCCCACATCCAGCCACAGGCCAGGCCGTTCACCCGCAGGCCCTGTCCAGCCAGCTCAGCGGCCAGGTAGCGCACCGCCACCGCCAGGCTGCCCTTGGAGATCGCATAGGCGCCGCCCCCGGCGTAAGGCTTGAACACGCCCAGGGTGCTGACCATGGCGATGGCGCCGGAGCGCTGCGCCTTCATCTGCGGCAACACGGCGCGAGTCAGGTTCAGCGAGCCGAACAGGTTCACCTCCAGGGCTTCCTGCATCAGTTGGTCGCTACAGCTTTCCAGGGACTCGAAACCACCGTGGGCGAAGGCGCTGTTGACCAGGGCATCGATGCGCCCGAAGCGCTCCACCGTTGCCTCGGCGAATCGGCGACAGGCGTCGGCGTCGCTCACGTCGGTGGGCATCCACAGCACCTGGCAATCGGTGCCCAGGGCCTGGATGCGCTGTTCCGCCTCGCGCAGGCGCTCTTCATTGCGAGCACAGATCGCCACGGCACGTGCGCCTTCGCGCGCAGCCTCCAGGGCGAGCTTGATACCCATGCCCGGACCGATGCCGGAGATCATCAAAACCTTGTTGCTCAGCAGCATGTTCAGTTCCTCTTGTTCTTGTTGTTCTGCTATTCGCAGGAGCCAGCGGCTGGCGAAGAGGGAGTCCCCATTCGCGAGCAAGAACTAGGCGTCCCCCTCGCTCCTACACGGTCAGGTAACGAGCGCGGTAGTCGCCGTAGTCGCGCTGCAGGCGCGCGTCATCGAGGCCGAAGGTGGCCGGGTCGTACTGGTGCGCCGCACGCTTCTCGCGACCATTGCGCGACAGCCAGCCGGCCATCGCCGCACGGACCTCAGGCGTCAGTTCCAGGCCGGCGAAGCGATAGATGCGCTCGGCCACGCCCAGCGGGTCTGTCACCGTGTCCTCGAAGTGCAGGTCGAAGAACGCGCCGTCCGGCAGGCCTTCGCGCACCGCCATGCTGTGGCGCAGGGCGCGGGCCATACGGCTGTTCCACTGCTCGCCGACCTGGGCCGGGTCGGCCTGGTCGCTGTAGATCTGCCAGAGGGTGTGGATGAAGCTCGCCAGCGACGGGATGGTCTTGCCCGGGTCGCGATGGGTGAGGATCACCTGCGCCTTCGGGAAGACCTTCAGCAGGATCTCCAGGGTGTGCAGGTGCTGCGGGCTCTTGAGCAGCCAGCGGCTCCCCGGCGCGATGCCGCGACGCGCCTGCTGCCATTGCAGGAACTGCAGCATCTTCTTCAGGTACGCGTAGACCTGGGTCTGGTCCTGGCGATCGAGCCAGGCGGTGTAGGCCGGCACGTTGACGTAGGAATCCATGGCGCAGAGGAAGGAGTGCTCCATGAGCATGAACTCCTCATCCGGCTGCTCGGCGTCCAGAGGATGGATCGCCAGGATCTGCGGCACGCATTCGATCATCGCGGCGACCTCGGCGCGCGCCCGCTCGATCCGCACCTGCGGACGTTCCAGGGTTTCGCCCTCCAGCGGCGCCGGGTAGCGGGTTTCCCACCACTGCGCCTTGCTGAACTGCGGGTCCACCGACAGCAGCCGTTGCAGCAGCGTGGTTCCGGTGCGCGGCAGGCCGACGATCACCAGCGGGTCGTCGATGGGCTGCTGGAGAATCTCCGGGTGACGCTTGCAGTGCGCCTCGATCACCAGGCGGTTGACCAGCTGCGCCACCAGCTTTTCCCGGAGCAGCACCCGGCCCTGGGCGGACAGCCTGGCCTCTGTGTGCAAGGCATCGGCCAGCACCGCGAGGGCCTGGCGGTAGTCACCGGGGCCGAAGTCGTCGAGCCCGCCGGCACAGCGGCTGGCGTCGGCCAGCAGACTGTCCGGGGAGAAATCGTCACCGGCGGAAATGGGACGGGTCATTGCAACTCCTTGAGGTGGTCGAGCTTGACCACGCGGGTAACGGGGTGGAAGGGACGCGCGGCGCCGACCCAGCGCAGGCAGAAGGTGCCGTCGGCGTGGCCGGCGGTTTCCAGCCAGTTGGGCAGGCCCGGGTCGCGGTGGCTCAGCACCATGCGCACGCCGCCGCGCGCGTCCGGCTGCGCCGAATGCTTGTTCAGG is part of the Pseudomonas lalkuanensis genome and harbors:
- a CDS encoding AdeC/AdeK/OprM family multidrug efflux complex outer membrane factor; protein product: MRRSLISLAIAATLLGGCSMIPDYQRPEAPVENAWPEGEAYSQGAAQVNTAAADLDWQGFFQDPALRQLVQLALDNNRDLRTAALNVEAYRALYRIQRSELFPSISADGGATRQRTPGIMSQSGQADTSSSYSATLGTNAWELDFFGRLRSLNEQALEQYFATEQARRSTQISLVASVATAYLDWQADQALLQLTQDTLKTYQESYALTKRSFDVGVADALALSQARTAVESAQVSLAQYTRLVAQDRNALTQLVGTGIPADLPRGLALDADLLAEVPPGLPSDLLQRRPDVVQAEHLLKSANANIGAARAAFFPSVSLTANAGSMSNELSGLFDAGSGSWLFQPSISLPIFTAGRLKANLDYTELQKDIQVAQYEKAIQVAFQEVADGLAARTTYHQQLDSQRSLVKTTEEYYRLAERRYRTGVDSYLTLLDAQRQLFSARQQLISDRLNQLASEVNLYKALGGGWKEQGETSPNA
- a CDS encoding sulfotransferase family protein codes for the protein MTRPISAGDDFSPDSLLADASRCAGGLDDFGPGDYRQALAVLADALHTEARLSAQGRVLLREKLVAQLVNRLVIEAHCKRHPEILQQPIDDPLVIVGLPRTGTTLLQRLLSVDPQFSKAQWWETRYPAPLEGETLERPQVRIERARAEVAAMIECVPQILAIHPLDAEQPDEEFMLMEHSFLCAMDSYVNVPAYTAWLDRQDQTQVYAYLKKMLQFLQWQQARRGIAPGSRWLLKSPQHLHTLEILLKVFPKAQVILTHRDPGKTIPSLASFIHTLWQIYSDQADPAQVGEQWNSRMARALRHSMAVREGLPDGAFFDLHFEDTVTDPLGVAERIYRFAGLELTPEVRAAMAGWLSRNGREKRAAHQYDPATFGLDDARLQRDYGDYRARYLTV
- a CDS encoding efflux RND transporter permease subunit, producing the protein MSRFFIDRPIFAWVIALVIMLAGGLSILKLPINQYPSIAAPAVGIQVSYPGASAQTVQDTVVQIIEQQLNGIDGLRYISSESNSDGSMTITATFEQGTNPDIAQVQVQNKLQLATPLLPQEVQQQGIRVTKAVKNFLLVIGVVSEDGSMDKNDLANYIVSNIQDPISRTKGVGDFQVFGAQYAMRIWLDPARLNNYQLTPVDVKTAIQAQNVQISSGQLGGLPASPGTQLNATIIGKTRLQTPEQFGAILLKVNRDGSQVRLRDVAKIELGGENYSISAQFNGKPASGMAIKLATGANALDTAKAIRATIAELEPFMPAGMKVVFPYDTTPVVSASIEGVIHTLGEAIVLVFLVMYLFLQNFRATIIPTLAVPVVLLGTFGVLAMFGFTINTLTMFAMVLAIGLLVDDAIVVVENVERVMAEEGLSPLEATRKSMGQIQGALVGIALVLSAVFLPMAFFGGSTGVIYKQFSITIVSAMALSVLVALIFTPALCATLLKPIAKEHHEKRGFFGWFNRTFDRSVQSYERGVRGVLKRKVPYLALYLLIIVAMGWLFTRIPTAFLPEEDQGVLFAQVQTPSGASAERTQVVVDQMREYLLDQEKDTVKSVFTVTGFNFAGRGQSSGMAFIMLKPWEERTGAGQSVFDLAQRAQQHFFSFRDAMVFAFAPPAVMELGNATGFNLFLQDRAGVGHEALNAARDQFLELAAKNPVLNRVRANGLRDEPQYQLLIDDEKARAHGISLADINNTVSIAWGASYVNDFIDRGRVKKVYLQGEPEARMNPDDLSKWYVRNDQGQMVPFSAFASGEWTYGAPKLARYNGVPAVEILGEAAPGHSSGEAMAAVEEIAKQLPAGVGYSWTGLSYEERLSGSQAPALYALSLLVVFLCLAALYESWSIPFSVMLVVPLGVIGALMFTSLRGLSNDVFFQVGLLTTIGLSAKNAILIVEFAKELHEQGKSLFDAAVEACRMRLRPIVMTSLAFILGVVPLAISNGAGSGSQHAIGTGVIGGMLTATVLAIFWVPLFYVLVCSLFKDKASKAAIKKEALQ
- a CDS encoding SDR family oxidoreductase — translated: MLLSNKVLMISGIGPGMGIKLALEAAREGARAVAICARNEERLREAEQRIQALGTDCQVLWMPTDVSDADACRRFAEATVERFGRIDALVNSAFAHGGFESLESCSDQLMQEALEVNLFGSLNLTRAVLPQMKAQRSGAIAMVSTLGVFKPYAGGGAYAISKGSLAVAVRYLAAELAGQGLRVNGLACGWMWGEPVQAHVREAAAARGVSEEQVRAEFSQGIPGGRMPGDEECARAALFLVSDYASAINGAQLDANGGELMR
- a CDS encoding transglutaminase-like cysteine peptidase → MQKPVSRRFGLSLSWHFLALLLFGGSLLFGAGSAKAAWSVDPVLRKAEKRYGRSGPAKERLHAWHELLESGRQLGERQQLQAVNQLINRQVRFSDDSELWQRRDYWATPVETLAKGAGDCEDFALAKYFTLLQLGVAPDKLRITYARALELNQAHMVVTYHETPDAEPLVLDNLVDDILPTYRRQDLALRYAFDAQGLYAMKGSAFKRVGSTAELPFWQGLLARMAREGFVL
- a CDS encoding acetyltransferase; translated protein: MLDHCAFNGDADGLCALQQLRLAGELAAGVRLVSGVKRDIGLLDRVQADPGERVTVLDISHEQNRTDVARLLDSGARVRYFDHHFAGELPGHPAFESFIDPAADVCTSLLVDRYLTGRFHRWAVVAAFGDGMAGPARALAERHGLDAADIDALAELGELLNYNAYGDSLDDLHFDPLALAAELAPYDDPLDFIGQSPSFARLREGYGADMAAAARLEPWLVGEGATLYRLPAEPWARRVSGVLANQLAARDPRRALGLLSARADGDWTFSLRVAADASLEADAFCRGFATGGGRKRAAGINHLPAGALQEFADTFLGSYQ